The region ACATCGACACCTCGTCAGAGGACTTCATCTTCTATTTCGACCGCCTTGCTGCCCTGCTAGTTGAGCAGTAAGTTGTCCCTTTTTCTTGTAGGCTACCGTGTTCCAACCAGAGTCTCACGCCTACTACAGGGCCTTAAACAACGTCTTCTTTACATccaaaaccatcaccacgCCTCAAAACCTCCCATATCGCGGCCTCGCCCCGGCAGGCGAGGTATCCGCCGTCGTTGTTCTTAGGGGCGGCGCGGCTCTTGAGGCTGGTCTGCATCGCGTAATCCCAGACTGCAAGACTGGTCGCGTGCTGATTCAGTCCAACATCCGCACTGGAGAGCCCGAGTTGCATTACCAGGTCCTCCCCAAGGACATCGCTGAACACTCGGCCGTTCTACTGCTCGACGCTCAGATGAGCTCTGGTGGTTCGGCGCTCATGGCCGTGCAAGTTCTTGTTGACCACGGTGTCAAGGAAGAGAGAATTGTGTTGGTCACTTACAGTGCTGGCCGGATGGGTTTGCACAGGCTCACCAAAGTATTTCCCGACAtttctgtggtggtgggtaaTTTGTGCACTGATGCCGAGGAGCGCTGGGTTGAAAGGCGGTATTTCCGTTGCTGAAGTGTTTGCATCTAAATGTACATGGAGTCGGTAGCATGGTGCCGGGGCAGGTCTGTCCCATGTTTATATATGCATTGAACACAGCTTTATCATACCCTGAACTATGAGCTAAAGGCTTCATCCACTGCGTGTTTTCATGGAAACGTTTTGGAATTcactccttggccttctctAGCCTGAGCTGTAACAAAACAATAGAGACCCCTCTGTTTGAACGCCACGCTAGGCTTGCTTGCATGGTCTATGATACAAAATGGCTTCACTCATAAGGTATATTCAGCAAAAAGCCCCCTCCCTAACTCAAGAGGACAAAAGTGTCCAGAGCAGGAAGCTCAGTAGCTCATTAAATCTGTTTCATTAAGGTCAGCCAACAGCCATTCTCATAAAGGCAGGGACAACTTACCTCTCCCAAACAATGCCCTCTTTCCCCAGTCCATGGCCATCAACACTCTCGTCCTGAAACTGACGCTTTGAGCAAAGTAGATGCTTCTCCATGCATACACCGCCCACAAACCGCCAGCGAACCGCCACCCATCATTTCCGAGGTCAAAAACCGCCGAGTTACCAATATACGCCAAGCTTCCCAAGTGTTTGTACTCAAATGCTTTGTAAACCGCCGCGTCCACATCGCCGTCCGAAATCTCGTTGGCTCTTAGCCCTGGAGCCGCCCGTGCCAGCTTGTTAAACTTGTGAGCGAGGTACGACCCTTGCTGGTGGGCCCTTTGCGCCGTCGCTGGCAAGCTGGTCAGTTTGCTGTCGATTGTCTTGAGCAGCTCGCGCAGCTCCCCAAAATCCAGGGTACCGGACTGATCTCGGTCGTACTCCTCAAACAGCTTGTCTAGCCTCTTTAGATGTCCCACCGCCTGAGGAAACCGCTTCTTGACCTGTTCGGCAACATTTCTCCAGTCGGAAAAATGCAGGGAAAGCTTCTCGGGGTCAGTAACACCGTGCTTCCAGGCGATGCTTCGGAGGAAAGAAATGATGTGGTCGGCGACGTTGTTTTGAACAGTGGCGCAGTCCCCAATAGCATACACGTCTCCAAGAGGCGTGCCGTTCAGTCTTAGATGTGTGTCTGTCTCAAGGGCATGTCTGTTGTTTTGCGCCTTGCCCAGTTTCCCGCTCAAGGTTTTGCACAAATCTGCCTGAGAGACACCAGTGGACCATAGACAGAACCCCATGGGGAGCTCTTTCGTGATGACTGTTCCGTCCTTTTGCTTTTGTGTAAATACGATGCTGTCCTCCTTCACTTCGCTGACCCTCGAGTTGACCAAGACCTCAACCTGATCTCTGGCAAACCTTTCCTCGGCATAGGTCGAAAGTGTCTCGTCGTATGTGTTGAGAATGTGGTCTCTGCTCTGAATCAGATGAACTGAGATTTCGTTTCTCAGCAACCTTGGGAACAACTGGATCAGGTCTTCATTTAGCAGATCATACAGCTCCGCCGCGAACTCCACCCCAGTTGGCCCGCCTCCACTGACCACAAACGATAGTAACCTCTTGCGATCTTCGTCACTGGTTGTTGGCAGGCAAGCCAGCTCCAGGTTGCGAATGATCCTGTTGCGGATCTCCCGGGCGTCTCTGATATCCTTCAAGAAATGGCAGTGCTCCAGCCCCTTAACTCCGTGAGCATTCGTCACCGAACCCACCGCTACCACGAGTTTGTCGTAAGGCACATAGAACCTCTGTTCAACACCATGGCAGTCCACCTGGCTGACTTCGACTAATCTCGCACTGAAATCGACATCTTCGGCCCTGGCGCGCAGGAACCGGCCCCTAACCCCGTGGA is a window of Podospora pseudopauciseta strain CBS 411.78 chromosome 1, whole genome shotgun sequence DNA encoding:
- a CDS encoding hypothetical protein (EggNog:ENOG503NVY5; COG:C) — protein: MLSRRLSRDTGLRTVHSLPFRARISAYPTRIVSPSQRRIVSNLPSSRTTILRTAPDFKTFFTTPPLTLTHLRQLSTTTSKNAPKTTPKALKYAYRFAAWFGSSVLFVSLGVIGFFVYDATTYVDHASNKSDLTISQLALNPRRGGPKNLPILEVFIDDEDDEDRKRQKDKPRLVILGGGWGGVALLKELNPEDWHVTVVSPTNYFLFTPMLPSATVGTLGLRSLVEPIRRIIHGVRGRFLRARAEDVDFSARLVEVSQVDCHGVEQRFYVPYDKLVVAVGSVTNAHGVKGLEHCHFLKDIRDAREIRNRIIRNLELACLPTTSDEDRKRLLSFVVSGGGPTGVEFAAELYDLLNEDLIQLFPRLLRNEISVHLIQSRDHILNTYDETLSTYAEERFARDQVEVLVNSRVSEVKEDSIVFTQKQKDGTVITKELPMGFCLWSTGVSQADLCKTLSGKLGKAQNNRHALETDTHLRLNGTPLGDVYAIGDCATVQNNVADHIISFLRSIAWKHGVTDPEKLSLHFSDWRNVAEQVKKRFPQAVGHLKRLDKLFEEYDRDQSGTLDFGELRELLKTIDSKLTSLPATAQRAHQQGSYLAHKFNKLARAAPGLRANEISDGDVDAAVYKAFEYKHLGSLAYIGNSAVFDLGNDGWRFAGGLWAVYAWRSIYFAQSVSFRTRVLMAMDWGKRALFGRDLMSY